Proteins from a single region of Hordeum vulgare subsp. vulgare chromosome 6H, MorexV3_pseudomolecules_assembly, whole genome shotgun sequence:
- the LOC123402704 gene encoding zinc finger protein 8-like → MATPQEVRRVDSFSQLPFIRPAAAAQQQQQQQGRDTIRLFGREFSNNDPLQQQQRKQEAGAGSPDAANGSTVTSEGNGGGGGAKGGAAAAGETRKFECHYCCRNFPTSQALGGHQNAHKRERQHAKRAHLQASLAMHRYVPGGHHMYGALLNYHHHHHPAAARYDHPPPHYPMWTTAGMGPYAGGPGSVSQPIDGSPVAQGHWRVPLPAVESFGAAVRHGHGAADMAPAVVVQPGAVMTSKDEKVVMSLLSSSPSLSSCSSTSPEKLGRCELGQQEALSLDLHL, encoded by the coding sequence ATGGCGACGCCGCAGGAGGTGCGCAGGGTCGACTCCTTCTCGCAGCTGCCGTTCatcaggccggcggcggcggcgcagcagcagcagcagcaacagggaAGGGACACCATCCGGCTCTTCGGCCGCGAGTTCTCCAACAACGACCccctgcagcagcagcagcgcaaGCAGGAGGCCGGCGCCGGCTCCCCGGACGCCGCCAACGGGAGCACCGTCACGTCGGAGggcaacggcggcggcggcggcgccaagGGGGGCGCTGCGGCGGCCGGGGAGACGAGGAAGTTCGAGTGCCACTACTGCTGCCGCAACTTCCCGACGTCGCAGGCGCTGGGCGGCCACCAGAACGCGCACAAGCGGGAGCGCCAGCACGCCAAGCGGGCCCACCTGCAGGCCTCCCTCGCCATGCACCGCTACGTCCCCGGCGGCCACCACATGTACGGCGCCCTCCtcaactaccaccaccaccaccaccccgccgccgcccgctacGACCACCCGCCGCCGCACTACCCGATGTGGACGACCGCCGGCATGGGGCCCTACGCCGGCGGCCCGGGCTCCGTCTCGCAGCCCATCGACGGCAGCCCCGTCGCGCAGGGCCACTGGAGGGTGCCCCTGCCGGCCGTGGAGAGCTTCGGCGCGGCAGTCCGTCACGGTCACGGCGCGGCGGACATGGCGCCGGCCGTGGTGGTGCAGCCCGGGGCGGTGATGACCAGCAAGGACGAGAAGGTGGTGATGAGCTTGCTCTCCTCGTCGCCGTCCTTGTCGTCCTGCTCGTCGACGTCGCCGGAGAAGCTAGGTAGGTGTGAATTGGGGCAGCAGGAGGCTCTTAGCTTGGACCTCCATTTGTAA